The Pirellulales bacterium region CCGCGAACTCGGCACGGTACTGGCGGAACTGGCACGCAAGGCGCCTCGTTCACGAAGCACACGGCTGAATTTGGTCGTCTTCCGCCTGGCGGCCTGTTGCGGCTTGCGCGCCAGCGAGATCGCAAACCTGCAAATCGGCGACGTACGATTGCAGATGCCACGACCTCATCTTCGGATTCGCTCGGGCGCGGCCAAAGGCGGTCGCCCGCGGACGGTGCCGCTGTGGTGGGACGCCGGTACACTGACAGACTTGGCCGCGTGGTACGCCGTGCGTGCCCAAGACGCGAAGGAAACAATTTCTCCATTCATTGCCTCGCTACGGTCTGGACATGCCATCCGCCCCCTATCGCGTCATACGCTCCGCAAACGGTTTCGGACGGCCTGTAAGGTTTTGGGATCTGATCGCCTGGCGTCCCTTACGATTCATCACGGACGGCACACGTTCATCAGCCATGCCCTCGCCGGTGGCCGAACATTGGCCGAGGTCCGCGATGCAGTCGGGCATTCGAACGTGAGCATTACCTCCGCTTACCTACACGTCGCAGTGGAAGACGACCGAATAGGTAATCTCTTCGCGTAAGAAATGCACCTCACCACGGTGGCCGATCATTCCCGCGTTCTGTCGTCGCAACGGTCGCGCTTGGATCGACAACTCGCGAGTACAAGTGAGATTCAGGCGGCTGAATGGTCGAGGATGTGCATCTTGTCGACCCGCGGAACGTGCCGAGTATACTTAACCGCTTCAAGTTGCAGTTCAACCGCGCGCGACTCTCGTCTGTACCGAGCAATGCAGACGTCTTAAAGTCATCGATGCTATTCTCCGCAGCAACACGCACTGACGACTCTCCGAAGCGATATATGGAGTCAACATTTGCGCATCTTGATCGCCGAGCCGGCTCAGAGTGGGAAC contains the following coding sequences:
- a CDS encoding site-specific integrase; the encoded protein is RELGTVLAELARKAPRSRSTRLNLVVFRLAACCGLRASEIANLQIGDVRLQMPRPHLRIRSGAAKGGRPRTVPLWWDAGTLTDLAAWYAVRAQDAKETISPFIASLRSGHAIRPLSRHTLRKRFRTACKVLGSDRLASLTIHHGRHTFISHALAGGRTLAEVRDAVGHSNVSITSAYLHVAVEDDRIGNLFA